A portion of the Musa acuminata AAA Group cultivar baxijiao chromosome BXJ1-1, Cavendish_Baxijiao_AAA, whole genome shotgun sequence genome contains these proteins:
- the LOC135627758 gene encoding FT-interacting protein 7 — protein sequence MMQRPLRPEEYSLKETSPHLGGGGVSGDKLTTTYDLVEQMQYLYVRVVKAKDLPPKDVTGSCDPYVEVKLGNYKGTTRHFEKKTNPEWNQVFAFSKDRIQASVLEVIVKDKDFIKDDFIGRVLFDLTEVPKRVPPDSPLAPQWYRLEDRKGDKGKGELMLAVWMGTQADEAFPDSWHSDAATIPSDGLANIRSKVYLTPKLWYLRVNVIEAQDLIPYEKNRFPEVFVKVMLGNQALRTRISQSRTLNPMWNEDLMFVAAEPFEEHLVLSVEDRVAPNKDEVLGKAVISLQKIDRRLDYKPVNSRWYNLEKHVIVEGDQKKKEVKFSSRIHLRICLEGGYHVLDESTHYSSDLRPTAKQLWKPSIGVLELGILSAQGLLPMKTKDGRGTTDAYCVAKYGQKWVRTRTIIDSFAPKWNEQYTWEVYDPCTVITIGVFDNCHLQGGEKAAGTRDTRIGKVRIRLSTLETDRVYTHSYPLIVLLPSGVKKMGEVQLAVRFTCSSLLNILHMYSQPLLPKMHYLHPLSVMQLDNLRHQATQIVSMRLSRAEPPLRKEVVEYMLDVDSHMWSMRKSKANFFRIMGVLSPLVAVGKWFDQICHWKNPLTTILIHVLFVILILYPELILPTIFLYLFLIGVWYFRWRPRQPPYMDTRLSHADTAHPDELDEEFDTFPTSRPPDIVRMRYDRLRSVAGRIQTVVGDLATQGERLQSLLSWRDPRATALFVTFCLVAAVVLYVTPFRVVAFLTGLYVLRHPRFRHKLPSVPLNFFRRLPARTDSML from the coding sequence ATGATGCAGAGACCTTTACGTCCCGAGGAGTACTCCTTAAAGGAGACTTCTCCTCACCTTGGTGGTGGTGGAGTTTCTGGTGACAAGCTCACCACCACCTATGATCTCGTTGAGCAGATGCAGTACCTCTACGTGCGTGTGGTGAAAGCCAAGGACCTTCCACCAAAAGATGTAACTGGAAGCTGTGACCCCTATGTTGAGGTGAAACTTGGGAACTACAAAGGTACAACCCGTCATTTTGAGAAGAAGACTAATCCTGAATGGAACCAGGTCTTTGCCTTTTCCAAGGACCGAATCCAAGCCTCAGTTCTTGAAGTCATTGTAAAGGACAAGGATTTCATCAAGGATGATTTCATTGGAAGAGTCCTGTTTGATCTTACTGAGGTACCGAAGCGGGTTCCTCCTGACAGTCCATTGGCTCCGCAGTGGTACAGATTGGAGGATCGGAAAGGGGACAAAGGTAAGGGGGAGCTGATGTTGGCTGTCTGGATGGGTACTCAAGCTGATGAAGCATTCCCTGATTCTTGGCATTCAGATGCTGCCACTATCCCCAGCGATGGACTTGCTAACATAAGGTCAAAGGTTTACCTTACACCCAAGCTTTGGTATTTAAGGGTTAATGTCATTGAAGCCCAGGATTTAATACCTTATGAAAAGAATAGGTTCCCTGAGGTCTTTGTTAAAGTTATGCTTGGGAACCAGGCTCTGAGAACTAGAATATCACAAAGCAGGACCCTAAATCCTATGTGGAATGAGGATTTGATGTTTGTAGCAGCAGAACCATTTGAGGAGCACTTGGTCTTGAGTGTCGAAGACCGAGTGGCACCCAACAAAGATGAGGTATTAGGGAAAGCAGTAATTTCCTTACAGAAGATAGACAGAAGGTTGGACTACAAGCCAGTCAATAGCAGATGGTATAACCTTGAGAAACATGTGATTGTTGAGGGTGACCAGAAGAAAAAGGAGGTGAAGTTCTCTAGTCGGATTCATTTGAGGATATGTCTGGAAGGAGGTTACCATGTTTTAGACGAGTCAACACACTACAGCAGTGATCTCAGGCCAACAGCGAAACAATTGTGGAAGCCGAGCATAGGGGTTTTGGAACTTGGTATCTTGAGTGCTCAGGGGCTGTTGCCAATGAAGACCAAGGATGGCCGGGGAACGACAGATGCATACTGTGTCGCTAAATATGGACAGAAATGGGTCCGTACAAGGACTATCATAGATAGTTTTGCTCCAAAGTGGAATGAGCAGTACACTTGGGAGGTATACGACCCATGTACTGTCATTACAATAGGTGTGTTTGACAACTGTCACTTGCAAGGAGGGGAGAAAGCGGCTGGTACAAGGGATACTAGGATTGGGAAGGTGCGGATCCGCCTGTCTACGCTTGAAACTGACAGAGTTTACACCCACTCTTATCCTCTTATTGTTTTGCTTCCTTCGGGAGTAAAGAAAATGGGTGAAGTCCAGCTGGCTGTCCGATTtacatgttcttctcttcttaATATTTTGCATATGTATTCCCAGCCGTTGCTGCCAAAGATGCATTACCTCCATCCATTGTCTGTCATGCAGCTTGATAATTTGCGACATCAGGCCACACAGATAGTATCAATGAGATTGAGCCGTGCAGAGCCACCCTTGAGGAAGGAGGTTGTTGAATATATGTTGGATGTGGATTCTCACATGTGGAGTATGCGAAAGAGCAAAGCGAATTTTTTCAGAATCATGGGCGTCTTAAGTCCTCTGGTTGCTGTGGGAAAGTGGTTTGATCAGATTTGCCATTGGAAGAATCCTTTGACTACAATTTTGATCCATGTCCTCTTTGTCATCTTGATCTTATACCCGGAATTGATACTCCCAACAATTTTCCTGTACCTGTTCTTGATTGGAGTCTGGTACTTTCGTTGGCGACCACGGCAGCCTCCTTACATGGACACTCGGTTGTCACATGCAGACACTGCACACCCTGACGAGCTTGATGAGGAGTTTGATACTTTTCCCACATCCCGTCCACCTGACATTGTGAGGATGAGATATGATCGTTTAAGGAGCGTTGCAGGTAGAATACAAACTGTTGTTGGTGACCTGGCGACACAAGGGGAAAGGTTACAATCTCTGTTGAGCTGGCGGGACCCTAGAGCAACTGCTTTGTTTGTGACATTCTGCTTGGTTGCTGCTGTTGTTCTCTATGTTACACCATTCCGTGTTGTTGCTTTTTTAACAGGTTTGTACgtgttgaggcacccaaggttccGGCATAAGCTTCCATCAGTGCCTCTAAACTTTTTCAGAAGATTGCCTGCTAGAACAGATAGCATGTTATGA
- the LOC103981030 gene encoding cytochrome b561 and DOMON domain-containing protein At5g47530-like yields the protein MATPFKLLCFLFALTSSTSLLPSSCAQTCSGYTFSDNKVFSSCTDLPRLGASLYYDRDASANTVSVAFKAPQTSTGWVAWGLNPNATKMVGSQAIVAFLHSNGSMMAYPTQLDSYAPSMAPAALSFPVNDVSAEYVNKEMIIFATLGLVGGGTKFNQVWQEGSTVLNDVPKAHSTRGDNIKSLGTIDFQ from the coding sequence ATGGCAACTCCATTCAAACTCCTCTGTTTTCTCTTCGCACTAACGTCCTCCACGTCCCTTCTCCCTTCTTCCTGCGCTCAAACCTGCTCCGGTTACACCTTCTCTGACAACAAAGTCTTCAGCTCATGTACTGACCTCCCTCGCTTGGGTGCCTCCCTCTACTACGACCGTGATGCCTCCGCGAACACGGTGTCCGTTGCATTCAAGGCCCCTCAGACCTCCACCGGTTGGGTTGCATGGGGACTCAACCCAAACGCCACCAAGATGGTCGGCTCGCAGGCCATCGTCGCATTTCTCCACTCCAACGGGAGCATGATGGCCTACCCGACGCAGCTTGATAGCTACGCCCCGTCGATGGCCCCCGCGGCGCTGAGCTTTCCGGTGAACGACGTGTCGGCGGAGTATGTCAACAAGGAGATGATCATCTTCGCTACCTTGGGGCTCGTCGGTGGAGGCACCAAGTTCAACCAGGTCTGGCAGGAGGGCAGCACTGTGTTGAATGACGTACCCAAGGCCCATTCTACCCGCGGCGACAACATCAAATCGTTGGGCACTATCGATTTCCAGTAA